The Podospora pseudocomata strain CBS 415.72m chromosome 1 map unlocalized CBS415.72m_1, whole genome shotgun sequence genome has a segment encoding these proteins:
- a CDS encoding uncharacterized protein (COG:Q; EggNog:ENOG503NUAP) — protein sequence MAPSATGDSAPMHIPAMSKASTINASVLHGPRDLRLEQRHIQEPGIGELQVAIKTTGICGSDVSYYKKFANGDLCACQPLSLGHESSGTVVAIGPHVTGFNVGDRVALEVGIPCGQCGICRQGRYNLCKKMRFRSSAKSFPHFQGTLQDRINHPATWCHKLPENVSFDAAALLEPLSVALHAVNRATPTPGSSALVLGAGAVGLLTAAMARQSGCSTVTIADVDQGRVNFAIAKGFATHGYVVPKQLHTSSSCSSLYNSSNSGTSTPCEGVMTPASTISFQSSLDTAKTLAAEMLAEANGSSPLIDDEGDGVDITFECTGKEVCMHTALYATKAGGKVIMVGMGTPIQTLPMSVAHLREIDILGIFRYANTYATGIKLLCARNRPTRGGYALPNLDEMVTHRFKGLDNAKGAFELASRTVDDDGNLVLKVVIEAE from the exons ATGGCGCCCTCCGCAACTGGTGACTCGGCGCCAATGCACATACCCGCCATGTCAAAGGCTTCAACGATCAATGCGTCAGTCCTGCATGGCCCGCGTGATTTACGATTG GAGCAAAGACATATTCAAGAACCGGGGATTGGTGAACTACAGGTTGCCATCAAGACCACAGGAATCTGTGGATCTGATGTGTCCTACTACAAGAAGTTCGCCAACGGTGACCTTTGTGCCTGTCAGCCCCTTTCTCTGGGCCATGAGTCCTCGGGAACCGTCGTTGCCATCGGGCCTCACGTCACCGGCTTTAATGTTGGTGACCGCGTTGCACTCGAGGTCGGTATACCCTGTGGCCAGTGTGGTATCTGCCGCCAGGGGAGGTATAACCTCTGCAAGAAGATGCGGTTCAGAAGCAGTGCCAAATCGTTCCCGCATTTCCAGGGCACTTTGCAAGATCGCATAAACCACCCCGCAACGTGGTGTCACAA GCTCCCCGAGAATGTCTcctttgatgctgctgctctgctCGAGCCCCTCTCAGTAGCCCTGCATGCTGTCAACCGGGCCACTCCTACGCCTGGCTCCAGTGCACTTGTACTTGGTGCGGGAGCTGTTGGTCTTCTGACCGCCGCCATGGCTCGCCAGTCCGGATGCTCTACCGTCACCATTGCAGATGTGGACCAAGGCCGGGTCAACTTTGCCATCGCCAAAGGCTTTGCCACACACGGCTATGTGGTGCCAAAACAGCTCCACACCTCTTCCAGCTGCTCATCACTGtacaacagcagcaactcgGGCACGTCGACGCCTTGCGAAGGCGTCATGACACCCGCCAGCACCATCTCGTTTCAGAGTTCCCTTGACACGGCCAAGACACTCGCTGCCGAGATGCTCGCCGAGGCAAACGGCTCTAGCCCTTTGATCGATGACGAGGGCGATGGCGTCGATATCACGTTTGAATGTACTGGCAAAGAGGTGTGCATGCACACAGCCCTGTACGCCACCAAGGCCGGAGGAAAGGTCATCATGGTGGGCATGGGGACGCCGATCCAAACCCTTCCCATGTCGGTAGCCCATCTACGCGAGATTGACATCCTGGGTATCTTTCGGTATGCCAACACCTATGCTACCGGAATAAAGCTCCTCTGCGCCCGCAACAGACCAACCCGTGGCGGTTATGCTCTGCCGAACTTGGACGAGATGGTCACCCACCGCTTCAAGGGCCTCGACAATGCCAAGGGGGCGTTTGAGCTCGCGAGCAGGACCGTGGATGACGACGGCAATCTCGTACTCAAGGTCGTCATTGAAGCCGAGTAG
- a CDS encoding uncharacterized protein (COG:O; COG:T; MEROPS:MER0030137; EggNog:ENOG503NW2Z) — protein sequence MANQAGGANELLSAQKSSDSGLQIILHPLPILEISDFITRGYQRHYKGAVVGGLLGQQNGREITIEHSFSIKSVKKEEDGGVYELDEDWFRQRLDQMKLVHKSPQLDLVGWYALVPKSGPTVLHLPIHRQISTVNESAVLLGFHLEDMLSPAAGDPLPITIYESNMEAEGEDKEMKDSENPTNMVLRFRKLPYATETGEAEMIGMQFIREGGANASADDAPVETKNIAEQFEQKIAVTDGKGKRRAVMTSGSVSKNPVSPSKGKGKQKDEPSSSPPQAEPPNPDINLTRSESEYMAALQAKFNAIKMLKSRITLIITYLQRLPPTFTEGKQTTQEASDAARASGGQYTIPSNNILRHIQSLVTNIDLVTPAEQAALRKEMLQETNDVKLISLISDLLTSVAEVKEAGKKFSILESSKQTRGPRGGVGYGGPVGDKSNDYELTGSYSPIHSRGRAEFGTTGSVSQEFGGASDMLHNLSD from the exons ATGGCGAACCAGGCAGGAGGGGCCAACGAGCTGCTATCCGCCCAGAAGTCATCAGACTCCGGTCTCCAAATTATTCTTCACCCACTCCCGATCCTTGAGATTTCCGACTTTATTACCAGAGGTTACCAAAGGCACTACAAGGgcgccgttgttggtggacTTCTTGGTCAGCAAAATGGCCGCGAGATCACTATTGAGCACAGCTTCAGCATCAAGTcagtgaagaaggaggaggatggtggtgtctACGAGCTCGACGAAGACTGGTTTAGGCAAAGGTTGGATCAAA TGAAACTTGTCCACAAATCACCACAGCTCGACCTGGTAGGCTGGTATGCTCTCGTGCCCAAGTCGGGCCCAACAGTCCTCCACCTGCCAATCCACCGTCAAATCAGCACTGTCAACGAGTCCGCCGTATTGTTAGGATTCCATCTGGAGGACATGCTTTCTCCCGCGGCTGGGGACCCGCTTCCAATCACGATATATGAGTCGAACATGGAGGCCGAAGGTGAAGATAAGGAGATGAAGGATTCCGaaaacccaaccaacatGGTTCTCCGCTTCCGCAAACTTCCCTACGCAACTGAGACTGGAGAGGCCGAGATGATAGGCATGCAGTTCATTCGTGAGGGTGGCGCCAACGCTTCGGCAGATGATGCCCCAGTCGAAACCAAAAACATCGCTGAGCAATTTGAGCAAAAGATCGCCGTGACGGATGGCAAGGGCAAGCGTAGGGCCGTTATGACCTCTGGTTCCGTTTCGAAGAACCCAGTCAGTCCGAGTAAAGGCAAGGGGAAACAAAAGGACgagccctcctcttccccaccGCAGGCCGAGCCACCCAATCCcgacatcaacctcaccaggTCAGAGTCAGAGTACATGGCTGCGCTCCAAGCAAAGTTCAATGCTATCAAGATGCTCAAATCACGTATCACTTTGATCATCACCTATCTGCaacgcctccctcccacttTCACGGAAGGAAAGCAAACCACACAGGAAGCTTCTGATGCTGCTCGTGCCTCTGGCGGCCAATACACGATTCCCTCGAATAACATACTCCGGCACATTCAGTCGCTGGTCACCAACATCGATCTTGTCACCCCTGCTGAACAGGCTGCTTTGCGAAAGGAAATGCTGCAGGAGACCAACGATGTAAAACTCATCTCTTTGATCTCTGACTTGTTGACCAGCGTCgctgaggtcaaggaggcaGGTAAAAAGTTCAGTATCCTGGAGTCATCAAAACAAACACGTGGACcgagaggtggtgttgggtatGGCGGGCCAGTGGGAGACAAGAGCAATGACTATGAATTAACCGGTTCCTATAGCCCTATTCATTCGAGGGGACGTGCTGAGTTTGGCACGACAGGGTCTGTTTCACAAGAGTTTGGTGGTGCCTCCGATATGCTTCACAACCTCTCTGATTAA
- the UTP21 gene encoding rRNA-processing protein utp21 (EggNog:ENOG503NV9E; COG:S; BUSCO:EOG09260SJV) — protein sequence MKPLSWFRFSIMASKNCHVRVLIRSGGACRPAVCLGICLRHPRPGLGSVFGGCGADRKCLGGVPSPLSHVWLKISGRAWFSEAAAVRKLPSPIFYSRQRPLAAYTVVFCDRKLLASCNATTMPHSEIDHPSTKRQKRDAIVKAQPSSKRSGSAIFAPFRTIGLVSPTSVPFATIPLGKTTFQITTSVGRALQTYDLKRGLNLVFVTRPQTPADITATCAWKEKVYAAWGNPSKGESQGLWAFQRGKKAAELQLPTGLDQPIKQIVIFGSWIIACCVTRIEVFKSATLEHYTTLFTAAAKRGDNEITGGVCNMPTFLNKIFVGRKDGWVEIWNVSTGKLVYTILPPAPNSGSVTCLQPSPALSLLAISYSGGSLVIQNVLTDKKVLQIQAGSEDAPVTCISFRTDGQGAGEDGRKDGVMATATGFSGDVTFWDLNKGGRSMGVLRSAHNPPSRNKAAGGGISKIEFLPGQPVIITSGLDNSLKSWIFDETPFSPVPRILHQRSGHAAPVSCLQFLPSDFDGAEAGNKWLMSGGHDRSLWGWSLRRDGQSTELSQGAIRKKAKKAGILAGGSLIQGPSTTLEDLKAPEITCIASSLNRDGGIGAMPGKQVIWDKANSTKYSNAELSGMTGWESVVTAHKNDPWARTWFWGRKRAGRWAFKTGDGMNVSTVAISSCGTFAVVGSEGGSIDTYNLQSGRHKQRFPSRLTPAQLRQIKMMQLRALDKVNELQARSAQSFPPGTGKHTAAVTGLVVDSLNTTITSCSLDGKIKFWDFSTGNLIDEINWAPMTKIVTCRYHPGNDLIAFACDDHSIRVVDIGTKQTIREFWGCRGDINDFCFSNDGRWIIAASQDCIIRIWDLPTSHLIDAFRTETPCTALAFSNTGEFLAGSCEGSLGVQLWTNRTLFKHVPTRQISDAEIGEAAGSLPTASGEGGEGLIDAAFEDDASEPADDGVTAPVIDQLSSDMMTLSLVPKSRWQTLLHIDLIKQRNKPKEAPKAPEKAPFFLPSVGGSNSLLPPIEDDKEGKEVVSRITQLDATRQEQAFSSKLIACGEKGDYTEFIEHLKSLPPSAADLELRSLSMGNSEDDYENNELLHFIKALTSRLIARRDYELTQAWMTVFLKLHYDLVMANDCLLRALDEWKEHQARERDRLDDLIGYCSGVVGFLRNPRT from the exons ATGAAGCCCCTGTCATGGTTCAGATTCTCGATTATGGCGTCGAAAAACTGCCATGTTCGTGTGTTAATCCGGAGCGGGGGTGCCTGCCGGCCGGCGGTGTGTCTTGGCATATGTCTTCGGCACCCTCGACCCGGCCTGGGGTCGGTGTTCGGTGGTTGTGGGGCCGATCGAAAATGTTTGGGTGGGGTCCCAAGTCCCCTTTCCCATGTGTGGCTGAAAATTTCTGGACGGGCTTGGTTCagcgaggctgctgctgtaaGAAAACTTCCATCACCAATATTTTACTCGCGACAAAGGCCATTGGCAGCGTATACAGTGGTTTTTTGTGATAGAAAGCTCCTCGCGAGCTGCAACGCGACAACCATGCCTCATTCAGAGATCGACCACCCTTCCACGAAGCGGCAAAAGCGCGATGCGATCGTGAAAGCGCAGCCATCTTCAAAGAGGAGCGGCTCGGCCATTTTTGCGCCTTTCCGG ACCATTGGTTTAGTTTCACCAACAAGCGTTCCCTTTGCCACGATTCCCCTTGGCAAAACCACCTTCCAGATCACGACTTCTGTCGGCCGTGCCCTTCAAACATACGATCTCAAGCGCGGTCTCAATCTTGTGTTCGTCACCCGCCCTCAGACTCCCGCCGATATAACCGCCACCTGTGCTTGGAAAGAAAAGGTATATGCTGCTTGGGGAAACCCGAGCAAGGGTGAATCTCAAGGATTATGGGCCTTCCAGCGCGGCAAAAAGGCTGCTGAGCTTCAGCTTCCTACCGGCCTCGATCAACCCATCAAACAGATTGTCATTTTTGGCTCGTGGATTATCGCATGCTGTGTCACGAGGATAGAGGTCTTCAAGTCGGCTACACTGGAACACTACACTACTCTCTTTACTGCGGCGGCTAAGAGGGGCGACAATGAAATTACGGGAGGCGTCTGCAACATGCCAACCTTCTTGAACAAGATCTTTGTCGGCCGGAAGGATGGTTGGGTTGAAATTTGGAACGTCAGTACCGGCAAGCTCGTATATACGATCCTGCCGCCCGCACCCAACAGCGGGTCCGTGACTTGTCTGCAACCCTCGCCCGCTCTGTCGTTGCTCGCCATCTCATACTCTGGCGGTTCTCTGGTCATTCAAAACGTTCTCACGGACAAGAAAGTGTTGCAGATCCAGGCTGGCAGTGAAGATGCTCCCGTTACCTGCATCTCATTCCGGACTGACGGTCAGGGTGCCGGGGAGGATGGCCGGAAGGATGGTGTTATGGCTACAGCAACTGGTTTTAGTGGGGATGTGACTTTCTGGGATCTCAACAAGGGTGGAAGATCGATGGGTGTTTTGCGCAGcgcccacaaccccccatcacGCAACAAGGCCGCTGGTGGCGGTATCAGCAAAATCGAGTTTCTTCCCGGTCAGCCCGTGATCATCACAAGCGGTCTCGACAACTCTCTCAAGTCTTGGATCTTTGACGAGACACCATTCTCGCCAGTACCTCGCATTTTGCACCAGCGAAGTGGACATGCGGCGCCTGTCAGCTGCCTGCAATTCTTGCCGTCTGATTTCGATGGCGCAGAGGCTGGAAACAAGTGGCTTATGAGCGGTGGGCACGATAGGAGTCTCTGGGGATGGAGTTTGCGAAGAGACGGTCAGAGTACCGAACTATCACAAGGTGCCATTcggaagaaggcaaagaaagCCGGTATTCTTGCCGGTGGGTCTTTAATTCAAGGCCCAAGCACAACCTTGGAGGATCTAAAGGCCCCGGAAATCACATGCATCGCATCTTCACTAAACCGCGATGGTGGTATTGGTGCTATGCCCGGAAAGCAGGTCATTTGGGACAAGGCCAACAGCACAAAATACTCTAATGCCGAGCTCAGCGGAATGACGGGCTGGGAGAGTGTCGTTACCGCTCACAAGAACGACCCGTGGGCTCGCACATGGTTTTGGGGACGAAAGAGAGCTGGTCGTTGGGCATTCAAGACTGGCGACGGCATGAATGTTTCCACTGTGGCCATCAGTTCATGTGGCACTTTCGCTGTGGTCGGGTCGGAGGGAGGCAGTATCGACACTTATAACCTTCAGTCAGGTCGGCACAAGCAACGTTTCCCTTCCAGGTTGACACCGGCCCAATTGAGGCAGATCAAGATGATGCAGCTGAGAGCGCTGGACAAGGTCAACGAGCTTCAGGCACGATCGGCCCAGAGCTTCCCGCCGGGCACTGGCAAGCACACAGCGGCGGTAAcaggtcttgttgttgactcTCTCAACACAACCATTACCTCGTGCTCGCTCGACGGTAAGATCAAGTTCTGGGACTTTTCCACCGGTAACTTGATCGACGAAATCAACTGGGCGCCCATGACCAAGATAGTGACCTGCCGCTATCATCCAGGCAATGACCTTATCGCGTTTGCCTGTGACGACCACTCCATCCGGGTTGTCGATATTGGAACCAAGCAAACGATCAGAGAATTCTGGGGCTGCCGGGGAGACATCAACGACTTTTGCTTCTCCAATGACGGCAGGTGGATCATTGCTGCCTCTCAAGACTGCATCATTCGCATCTGGGATTTGCCCACAAGCCATCTTATCGACGCATTCCGCACGGAAACTCCCTgcaccgccctcgccttctccaacacgGGCGAGTTCCTAGCCGGCTCGTGTGAAGGCAGCCTTGGTGTTCAACTCTGGACTAACAGAACGCTCTTCAAGCACGTCCCAACCCGGCAAATCTCGGACGCCGAGATTGGCGAGGCGGCCGGCTCTCTGCCGACGGCATCCGGTGAAGGTGGCGAAGGTCTCATTGACGCTGCctttgaggatgatgccTCGGAACCAGCCGATGATGGCGTAACTGCGCCAGTAATTGACCAGCTCTCCTCTGACATGATGACCTTGTCTCTGGTCCCCAAGAGCAGATGGCAAACCCTTCTGCATATCGACTTGATCAAGCAAAGAAACAAGCCAAAGGAGGCCCCCAAGGCGCCCGAAAAGGCACCATTCTTCTTGCCATCTGTTGGCGGATCGAACTCGCTATTACCTCCTATTGAAGACgacaaggagggcaaggaggTTGTATCGAGGATAACGCAGCTAGATGCTACGAGGCAAGAGCAGGCTTTCTCCAGCAAGCTGATTGCCTGCGGGGAAAAGGGCGATT ACACCGAGTTTATCGAGCACCTCaaatctcttcctccttcgGCGGCTGATCTTGAGCTCCGGTCCCTCTCCATGGGCAACAGTGAGGACGATTACGAAAATAACGAGTTGCTTCACTTTATCAAGGCCTTGACCAGCAGGCTGATCGCCAGAAGAGACTACGAGCTGACACAGGCGTGGATGACTGTGTTCCTGAAGCTGCACTACGACCTTGTGATGGCTAACGACTGTCTTCTCAGGGCGCTGGATGAGTGGAAAGAGCACCAAGCGCGGGAAAGAGATAGGCTGGATGACTTGATTGGGTACTGCAGCGGTGTGGTTGGATTCTTGAGGAATCCCAGGACATGA
- the AGP2 gene encoding General amino acid permease AGP2 (COG:E; EggNog:ENOG503NVN6), translated as MSSTGIDLIANPGGQDQEKGGLSSSLSNGGTDEKKRAPPSSPSLSGSQVEEHSMRRQLKSRHIQLIGIGGTIGTALYVQIGRGLLQGGPASLFLAFTIWCSFILAVTLCMAEMVTYLPISSPFIRLAGRYVDEAFGFACGWNFFIFEAALVPFEIVACNVILHYWKGSEIVPAGGIIAIIICLYGLINVLAVQWYGEVEFWAALGKVLLIIALLIFTVVVMCGGNPTGDRFGFRYWSDPGAFAELYHTGDLGRFLGFLQCLIQASFTIAGPDYVSMAAGEAENPRVVMPRAFNAVFYRLTTFFMLGSLAVGVLVPYTDEEMKIAFSTGAPGAAASPYVIAMNRLNIRVLPDIVNAMVLTAAFSAGNSYVYCASRSLYGMALEGKAPKIFTKVTTKGVPLYAVLVVLGISLLSFLQVSNDAAVVLQWFVNLVTASQLINFACMCVTYLRFYYGMKAQGFKRDDLPYKAMLQPYAAWYALIGTSVMTFVGGYTVFLPGKWDVPTFLFSFTMIAVCPILYLGYKFVNKTKLHRSDEIDLVKNVDEIEEYQRTYVPSPPKNAFDRVLDRLFG; from the exons ATGTCCTCCACGGGAATCGACCTTATTGCCAACCCAGGAGGCCAAGATCAGGAGAAAGGGGGCTTATCATCTTCTCTCAGCAATGGTGGCACcgacgaaaagaaaagagccCCCCCTTCATCGCCGTCGCTCTCCGGGTCCCAGGTAGAAGAGCATAGCATGAGACGCCAGCTCAAGTCTCGTCACATTCAACTTATAG GAATTGGCGGGACAATCGGCACAGCCCTTTATGTCCAGATCGGCCGTGGTCTCCTCCAAGGTGGacccgcctccctcttcctcgccttcacCATTTGGTGCTCCTTCATCCTTGCCGTGACGCTCTGcatggccgagatggtgaCCTACCTTCCCATTTCCTCGCCATTCATCCGACTCGCTGGCCGTTATGTCGACGAAGCCTTTGGTTTTGCCTGCGGGTGGAATTTCTTCATCTTCGAGGCCGCGCTGGTGCCGTTTGAAATTGTCGCCTGCAATGTTATTTTGCATTATTGGAAAGGCTCCGAGATTGTACCCGCTGGAGGAATCATCGCCATTATCATCTGTTTGTATGGGTTGATCAACGTGCTGGCTGTGCAGTGgtatggggaggtggagtttTGGGCTGCGCTGGGAAAAGTGCTGCTCATTATTGCCCTCTTGATCTTTACTGTGGTGGTAATGTGCGGTGGGAACCCGACAGGAGACAGGTTTGGGTTTCGATACTGGAGCGATCCAGGCGCCTTTGCCGAGTTGTACCACACAGGAGACTTGGGGAGATTTCTAGGGTTTCTGCAGTGTTTGATCCAGGCATCGTTCACCATAGCAGGGCCGGATTATGTGAGCATGGCAGCCGGGGAGGCGGAAAACCCGAGAGTGGTGATGCCCAGGGCTTTCAATGCCGTGTTTTACCGGCTAACGACATTCTTTATGCTCGGAAGTTTGGCGGTTGGTGTTCTCGTGCCATACACtgacgaggagatgaagatAGCATTCTCGACGGGTGCACCGGGCGCAGCTGCAAGCCCATATGTTATTGCGATGAACCGGCTGAACATCAGGGTGCTGCCGGATATTGTCAATGCTATGGTCCTGACAGCGGCCTTCTCGGCGGGAAACAGCTATGTCTATTGCGCTTCAAGGTCTCTTTACGGCATGGCACTAGAGGGGAAGGCTCCAAAGATATTTACAAAGGTCACAACTAAGGGAGTGCCTCTGTACGCCGTCTTGGTAGTTTTGGGAATCTCGCTCTTGAGTTTCTTGCAGGTCTCAAACGATGCCGCAGTGGTGCTTCAGTGGTTTGTGAACTTGGTCACGGCGAGCCAACTGATCAACTTTGCCTGCATGTGTGTGACGTACCTGCGGTTCTACTATGGGATGAAGGCTCAGGGGTTCAAGAGAGACGACCTGCCGTACAAGGCCATGTTGCAACCTTATGCGGCGTGGTATGCGCTGATCGGGACGTCCGTCATGACGTTTGTCGGAGGGTACACGGTTTTCCTACCCGGAAAGTGGGATGTGCCAACGTTCTTATTTTC GTTTACAATGATTGCGGTATGTCCCATCTTGTATCTAGGATACAAGTTTGTCAACAAGACAAAACTGCATCGCTCAGATGAGATCGACTTGGTAAAGAATGTCGATGAAATTGAAGAGTACCAAAGGACATATGTTCCCAGCCCCCCAAA GAACGCCTTTGACAGGGTGCTGGATCGGTTGTTTGGATAG
- a CDS encoding uncharacterized protein (EggNog:ENOG503PUG2) translates to MSSSKQQEKGSVSQLVAEKPAQAIPAKRTADDDEVEFISCCPVKKPRLNDQPAQNPHLNDQKPDPAVSRITKNSAQLHQASASHRHASDQPAPPSSVTRTTDTGPAPSQDPSPRMSPEQPSALIPVLERFAFPTDFPPISRGPRMSVAVSPKQMSQPMPSTSHPASLFTSSSALFNSTSSPCFEQVPCLDFGGIAMNNPAYETGRMLSPSDNNALITSSTHMSSQMINQAAFGPNAIPFAMYSMGSLVPMRQQNMNLNMNSSLNPWMNPRPMQSQSPPVFRPHNPKQEQQPRHMLIPPGSQSTPGRPCCSTSVQSPIHNQSPCKPPGLHCTVVQQEHMRWLQQAPLQPSSQPQTQISPVPPPPPPPPPPQLLKAPTAAPEKQPPNKTKFTIPLRKKPSPNLLIDIAETAEETFPYDEVAARHGVTPQKVFDTLSAIVLIPLLRCPTDKRRAGKLAHDRVKFYTQKKNTMGKEKGEVTRVKEVRQFLEENRQQGGG, encoded by the coding sequence ATGTCATCTTCGAAACAGCAGGAGAAGGGTTCAGTGTCTCAGCTAGTGGCAGAAAAGCCCGCTCAAGCAATCCCAGCCAAACGGACGGCggacgatgatgaagtgGAGTTTATATCTTGTTGTCCCGTCAAGAAGCCACGTCTGAACGACCAGCCAGCCCAAAACCCACACCTGAACGATCAAAAGCCAGACCCGGCAGTTTCTAGAATAACCAAAAACAGCGCGCAGTTACATCAAGCTTCTGCTAGCCATCGCCATGCTTCCGATCAACCTGCACCACCCAGCAGCGTCACTAGAACTACTGACACTGGGCCAGCCCCATCTCAGGATCCTAGCCCCAGAATGAGCCCCGAACAACCCAGTGCATTAATCCCAGTTCTTGAAAGATTTGCCTTCCCTACGGATTTCCCTCCAATCAGTCGCGGGCCACGCATGTCGGTGGCAGTTTCACCCAAACAGATGTCGCAACCAATGCCATCTACAAGCCATCCAGCATCGCTTTTCACCAGTTCCAGCGCTTTGTTCAATTCCACATCGTCGCCATGTTTCGAGCAAGTCCCCTGCCTCGATTTTGGGGGGATCGCAATGAACAATCCGGCGTATGAGACAGGTCGGATGCTTTCACCATCAGATAACAACGCTCTCATCACTAGCAGCACACACATGTCCAGTCAGATGATCAACCAAGCAGCATTCGGACCAAACGCTATTCCCTTTGCAATGTACTCTATGGGAAGTCTTGTTCCAATGCGGCAACAAAACATGAACTTGAACATGAACTCGAGCCTAAACCCGTGGATGAATCCACGTCCAATGCAAAGTCAGAGTCCACCAGTATTCCGACCTCACAACCCGaaacaagagcaacaaccacgacaCATGTTGATTCCACCGGGCTCGCAATCGACGCCAGGGCGCCCATGTTGCTCAACCTCTGTCCAAAGTCCGATTCATAATCAAAGCCCATGCAAGCCACCCGGCCTTCATTGCACTGTAGTTCAGCAAGAGCACATGCGTTGGCTTCAGCAAGCTCCTCTTCAGCCGTCCTCTCAACCGCAGACGCAAATATCACCAGtgcccccaccaccaccaccaccaccaccaccccaattGTTGAAAGCACCCACCGCAGCCCCCGAAAAACAGCCACCCAACAAGACAAAattcaccatccccctccgcAAAAAGCCGTCTCCAAACTTGCTCATCGACATTGCCGAAACGGCCGAGGAAACCTTCCCGTACGACGAGGTGGCCGCCCGCCACGGGGTGACGCCCCAGAAAGTCTTTGATACGCTCTCCGCCATTGTTCTGATTCCGCTGTTGCGCTGTCCAACTGATAAACGCCGCGCTGGAAAGCTGGCGCATGATAGAGTCAAGTTTTATacccagaagaagaataccatgggaaaggagaagggggaggtgacgaGGGTAAAGGAGGTGAGGCAGTTTTTGGAGGAGAATAGACAGCAGGGGGGGGGATAG